Proteins encoded together in one Lentimicrobium sp. L6 window:
- a CDS encoding class I SAM-dependent methyltransferase gives MFKVKPEKIKYTDVFKLPSNYTDKMNKEYNWMAKGYDAFMTIFPLWKKWIKKVIPHIQGNKILEVSFGSGYLMKQYASEKYEIHGIDYNDRMLEITQKKMKRINIDAHLSKGNVEKLPYEDNTFDTVINTMAFTGYPDGDKAMRELERVLKPDGKLLLVDFNYPINRNLFGYWIVRLWEKFGDIIKDINSLLVKYGLDYESFSIGGFGSVQLFIARKKC, from the coding sequence ATGTTTAAAGTAAAACCAGAAAAGATAAAGTACACTGATGTTTTTAAATTACCATCAAACTATACTGATAAAATGAATAAGGAGTATAACTGGATGGCGAAAGGATATGATGCTTTTATGACCATTTTTCCACTCTGGAAAAAATGGATTAAAAAAGTAATCCCCCATATTCAGGGGAATAAGATACTAGAAGTCTCCTTTGGAAGTGGATATTTGATGAAACAATATGCATCAGAAAAATATGAAATCCATGGTATTGATTATAACGATAGAATGCTTGAGATTACTCAAAAAAAAATGAAAAGAATAAATATTGATGCACATCTTTCAAAAGGTAATGTCGAAAAACTTCCATATGAAGATAATACTTTTGATACTGTAATAAATACCATGGCTTTCACAGGTTATCCAGATGGAGATAAAGCCATGCGTGAATTGGAACGAGTATTAAAACCTGATGGTAAATTATTGCTTGTTGATTTTAACTACCCAATCAATAGAAACCTATTTGGCTATTGGATTGTAAGATTATGGGAAAAATTTGGTGATATTATAAAGGATATTAACTCTTTATTGGTCAAATATGGTCTGGATTATGAATCTTTTAGTATAGGTGGATTTGGAAGTGTTCAATTATTTATCGCACGAAAAAAATGCTGA
- a CDS encoding DUF4386 domain-containing protein: protein MKKSNLYTEGVELQKTVKVAGIAYLLIIIVPLLSMLIIEPIITVSGDIVATINNIIANEVWYRVDTTITLLMYVGVVLLSLSLYTILKPVNKQLAQLALLWRFAEALVGIFATLSSFILLLFIKGENNIEKFGTDQFYALAEFIHGIHWEVTVSIFVLLALGSIIVFYLFLKSKLIPKALSIWGIISYSLVLIGALISLIFSGNTYMILGSQTILFEIVIGCWLLFKGLNISNN, encoded by the coding sequence ATGAAAAAATCAAATTTATACACAGAGGGTGTTGAACTTCAAAAAACAGTCAAAGTTGCAGGTATAGCCTACTTATTAATCATCATTGTGCCCTTATTATCAATGCTTATTATTGAACCAATAATCACAGTAAGTGGTGATATTGTAGCAACGATTAATAATATTATTGCAAACGAAGTATGGTATCGGGTAGATACTACCATTACCTTGCTAATGTATGTTGGGGTTGTACTTTTATCTTTATCACTTTACACCATACTGAAACCTGTAAATAAGCAACTTGCACAATTAGCTTTGCTTTGGCGTTTTGCTGAAGCTCTTGTAGGAATATTTGCAACGCTTAGTAGTTTTATTCTTTTACTATTTATCAAAGGAGAGAACAATATTGAAAAATTTGGCACAGACCAATTTTATGCCTTGGCTGAGTTTATCCATGGAATTCATTGGGAGGTAACCGTTAGTATCTTCGTTTTATTGGCTTTAGGATCCATTATTGTATTTTATCTTTTTTTAAAATCTAAACTTATTCCAAAAGCTTTATCTATTTGGGGAATTATATCCTATTCACTTGTACTTATTGGAGCGCTGATAAGTCTCATCTTTTCAGGAAATACCTATATGATATTAGGTTCACAGACGATCCTTTTTGAAATTGTGATTGGTTGTTGGTTGTTATTTAAAGGTTTAAATATTTCAAATAATTAA
- a CDS encoding carbon-nitrogen hydrolase family protein, whose translation MITKKHLPIVYFLLGFGIFMFTRLSNLVPFINIAILIAPIFILRFIRTQPRKKGVWLTLLGFILSMNIALWGLFNFDEQWMTIVFGGIRSTLLAIIWFLPFMMDRLIYPRYKNKGIISTLIFPIVTTAMFYITSLEGPFDDGGGTLSSFSYDYHSLAFNQVRSLFGVWILVFIHSWLYAMVNFLWENEFNWKAIRIPSLVFAMVFVAVFIYGGVKISDNAEKETVKIAAIVLVPEDGEIIPMSRIFDTRTTSPFEETISKIEMLTNKAVGQGAKIVSFQEFAMVIEYKEEDRLKTEYQRIAMESNAFLSITYAYFGDNEKGENKHLFINGKGEILLDYTKRYLLGIGDFGETAVFRKGAEIIQSAETPYGTIGITICKDMGYPSFIRQAGKQGVDIMLNPSYDWPRSSTPWYLTGAIENGFSFVRPSYNGYSYASDYNGKLIAHMNFNETKDGIMYADVPTKGVKVLYPRIGDLLGWTSLIAMFLLIGLIIFTERNLAKTLEPTAQNKNK comes from the coding sequence ATGATTACCAAAAAACATTTACCGATAGTCTATTTCCTACTGGGTTTCGGAATTTTCATGTTTACCCGATTAAGTAACCTTGTTCCATTTATAAATATTGCCATATTAATTGCTCCAATATTTATTCTACGATTTATACGAACTCAACCCAGAAAGAAAGGAGTATGGCTAACTCTTTTAGGTTTTATTCTAAGCATGAATATTGCGCTGTGGGGCTTATTCAATTTTGATGAGCAATGGATGACCATTGTTTTTGGTGGCATTAGAAGTACTTTGCTAGCCATTATTTGGTTTTTGCCTTTTATGATGGACCGACTGATCTACCCAAGGTATAAGAACAAGGGGATTATTTCAACCTTAATATTTCCAATAGTAACAACAGCAATGTTCTATATAACTTCTTTGGAAGGACCGTTTGATGATGGAGGAGGAACATTAAGTTCTTTTAGTTACGATTATCATTCATTGGCATTTAACCAGGTTCGATCTCTTTTTGGTGTTTGGATTCTTGTCTTTATTCACTCTTGGTTGTATGCCATGGTTAACTTTCTATGGGAAAATGAATTTAATTGGAAAGCTATAAGAATACCATCATTAGTATTTGCTATGGTATTTGTTGCGGTTTTTATATATGGAGGTGTGAAAATTTCAGATAACGCTGAAAAGGAAACAGTAAAGATTGCTGCCATAGTTCTTGTACCTGAAGACGGAGAGATAATTCCTATGTCGAGGATATTTGATACTAGAACCACGTCACCATTTGAGGAAACCATTTCAAAAATTGAGATGCTCACTAATAAAGCCGTTGGTCAAGGAGCAAAAATTGTTTCTTTTCAGGAATTTGCAATGGTTATTGAATATAAGGAAGAGGATAGATTAAAAACAGAATACCAACGTATAGCTATGGAGAGCAATGCCTTCTTAAGTATTACATATGCATATTTTGGTGACAATGAAAAAGGAGAGAACAAGCATTTATTTATTAATGGGAAAGGTGAGATACTATTAGATTATACCAAACGATATCTATTAGGTATTGGTGATTTTGGAGAAACAGCTGTTTTCAGAAAAGGAGCTGAAATTATCCAATCTGCGGAGACACCTTACGGAACCATTGGAATTACAATTTGTAAAGATATGGGGTATCCTTCTTTTATCCGTCAAGCGGGAAAACAAGGTGTAGATATAATGCTCAACCCGTCTTACGATTGGCCCAGGAGCTCCACTCCCTGGTATCTAACGGGAGCTATAGAAAATGGGTTCTCATTTGTTCGTCCAAGCTATAACGGTTATTCATATGCATCTGATTATAATGGCAAACTAATAGCTCATATGAATTTCAATGAAACAAAAGATGGAATAATGTATGCAGATGTGCCCACAAAGGGTGTTAAAGTTTTATATCCGAGAATCGGTGATTTGCTAGGTTGGACAAGTCTAATAGCAATGTTTTTACTTATTGGTTTAATTATTTTCACTGAAAGAAACTTAGCAAAAACATTGGAACCGACTGCTCAGAATAAAAACAAATGA
- a CDS encoding SDR family NAD(P)-dependent oxidoreductase: protein MDYKTIKENIMKNKTCFITGANSGIGKQAAIQLARAGLHIIMGARNKQRGESALSEVIEKSGSGNVELLEIDMSSRKSIFSASELLHRKIESLDVLIHNAADFDISHKQPKKSEDGVETIWATNHIGPILLTNSVMDLIKNSLQGRIITIASQGLVIHSKLTIDIQDPEFKSRKFSVTKAYYQSKLAQVVYTYWLAEQLKDTAITVNCIRVTNVKVDTSRYPNISGFMKFLYSIKSRFSISPEDMAKTYAYLATSTDLIKTTGKYFNEKNNMVNSSPYSLGKQNIDAVLNLSMSYCD, encoded by the coding sequence ATGGATTATAAAACTATAAAAGAAAATATCATGAAAAATAAAACGTGTTTTATAACCGGAGCTAATTCCGGAATCGGGAAACAGGCCGCAATTCAATTAGCACGAGCCGGATTGCATATAATAATGGGGGCTCGTAATAAACAACGTGGTGAGAGTGCACTTTCTGAAGTTATAGAGAAATCAGGTTCGGGAAATGTTGAATTACTCGAGATTGATATGTCTTCCAGAAAATCAATTTTTAGTGCATCAGAATTACTACACCGGAAAATTGAAAGTCTTGATGTATTAATCCATAATGCCGCTGACTTTGATATTTCACATAAACAGCCAAAAAAGTCAGAGGATGGAGTTGAAACAATTTGGGCAACAAATCACATAGGACCAATTCTTTTAACAAATTCAGTGATGGATTTGATTAAGAACAGCCTTCAGGGAAGGATTATTACAATTGCCTCACAAGGATTAGTAATACATTCAAAACTTACTATAGACATACAGGATCCGGAATTTAAGAGTAGAAAATTTAGTGTAACAAAAGCTTATTATCAATCGAAACTCGCACAGGTAGTGTATACCTATTGGCTTGCCGAACAATTAAAAGATACTGCCATTACTGTTAATTGTATTCGGGTAACAAATGTGAAAGTCGACACAAGTCGCTACCCAAATATTTCAGGATTTATGAAATTTCTTTATTCAATAAAAAGTAGATTTTCAATTTCTCCTGAGGATATGGCAAAAACTTATGCTTATTTGGCGACATCAACAGATTTAATTAAGACAACAGGAAAATATTTTAATGAGAAAAATAATATGGTGAATTCTTCACCATATAGCTTGGGTAAACAAAATATTGATGCTGTACTGAATTTATCCATGAGCTATTGTGATTAA